The following proteins are encoded in a genomic region of Hyphomicrobiales bacterium:
- a CDS encoding GNAT family N-acetyltransferase, whose translation MFASSFYKSNCHAARCRGAPGRGIESKVGPMNIEGCVITKGEAQDAEALVDLYRDAFPDEDLTGLIRELLKAPADVVSFVARRAGAVVGHVALSRCAATDGGGPIGLLGPFAVAPALQRKGLGMALVEELFRYAAGAGMGLVLVLGDPAYYGRYGFRPEEDVEPAYPLPDEWREAWQSVTPGGGTRPRRTGRLIVPAPWRRAELWGP comes from the coding sequence ATGTTTGCCAGTTCGTTCTACAAGTCGAATTGCCATGCAGCAAGGTGCCGCGGCGCGCCGGGTCGCGGTATCGAATCGAAGGTGGGCCCGATGAACATCGAAGGGTGTGTGATCACAAAGGGTGAGGCACAGGACGCCGAGGCACTGGTCGATCTCTACCGCGACGCGTTTCCCGACGAGGATCTCACCGGATTGATCCGCGAGTTGCTCAAGGCTCCGGCGGATGTCGTCTCGTTCGTTGCGCGGCGCGCGGGCGCGGTGGTCGGGCACGTCGCGCTCTCGCGCTGCGCGGCGACGGATGGTGGCGGTCCGATCGGTCTGCTCGGGCCGTTCGCGGTGGCACCGGCCCTGCAACGCAAGGGCCTCGGGATGGCGCTCGTCGAGGAGTTGTTCCGATACGCGGCGGGCGCAGGGATGGGGCTCGTCCTCGTGCTCGGCGACCCGGCCTACTACGGCCGCTACGGCTTTCGCCCCGAGGAGGACGTCGAGCCTGCCTATCCGCTCCCCGATGAGTGGCGCGAGGCCTGGCAGTCGGTGACGCCCGGCGGTGGTACGAGGCCCCGCCGTACCGGCCGGCTGATCGTGCCGGCGCCCTGGCGGCGGGCCGAGCTCTGGGGTCCGTGA
- the phaZ gene encoding polyhydroxyalkanoate depolymerase, with amino-acid sequence MLYSWYELGHAAVRPARAAADTYRLILSHPFNPIAHTAMGRGASAAFEVFERTTRRYAKPRFGIAETIVDGETIAVTQETVSEKPFCRLVRFRRHLAPERAASDPKVLLVAPMSGHFATLLRGTVESLLPDHDVYITDWLDARNVPLSAGSFDLDDYVDYMIEIFRRFEGDVHVVAVCQPSVPVLAAVALLEMDRDPAIPSSMTLMGGPIDTRINPTVVNLLAEKRGTEWFKRNVITYVPWPNAGVGRAVYPGFLQLSGFMTMNLDRHLKAHKDLFLHLVRGDGDSADKHKEFYDEYLAVMDLTSEFYLQTIETVFVRHALAKGQFRHRGRLVEPSAIERVALLTIEGEKDDITGRGQCSAAIDLCSGLQSAMKQHYEQPDVGHYGIFNGSRFRKGILPKMAKFIRQHDRFKHTRPPHPDERAVHDRTGDLPSAMRSIPVELAWGVGAMDLVGLTPEIVRRSSAPKPRPAQRAGGKVPGSRRR; translated from the coding sequence ATGCTCTATTCCTGGTATGAGCTGGGTCATGCGGCCGTAAGGCCGGCCCGCGCCGCCGCCGATACGTATCGGCTGATCTTGAGCCATCCCTTCAACCCGATCGCGCACACGGCCATGGGGCGCGGGGCGTCGGCCGCGTTCGAGGTCTTCGAGCGCACCACGCGGCGTTATGCCAAGCCGCGCTTCGGCATCGCCGAGACGATCGTCGATGGCGAAACGATCGCGGTGACGCAGGAGACCGTCTCGGAAAAGCCGTTTTGCCGGCTCGTGCGCTTCCGCCGGCACCTGGCGCCCGAGCGCGCGGCGAGCGATCCCAAGGTGCTGCTGGTCGCTCCCATGTCGGGGCATTTCGCGACATTGCTCCGGGGCACGGTGGAATCGCTGCTGCCCGATCACGATGTCTACATCACCGACTGGCTGGACGCGCGGAACGTGCCACTCAGTGCCGGCTCCTTCGATCTCGACGACTACGTCGACTACATGATCGAGATCTTCCGTCGCTTCGAGGGCGATGTGCACGTCGTCGCGGTCTGCCAGCCGTCCGTGCCGGTGCTGGCCGCGGTTGCGTTGCTCGAGATGGATCGCGATCCTGCGATCCCGTCGAGCATGACGCTGATGGGTGGGCCGATCGACACGCGCATCAACCCGACCGTGGTGAACCTGCTCGCGGAAAAACGCGGCACCGAGTGGTTCAAGCGCAACGTCATCACCTATGTGCCCTGGCCGAACGCCGGGGTCGGGCGGGCCGTCTACCCGGGCTTCCTGCAGCTCTCGGGGTTCATGACCATGAACCTCGACCGGCATCTCAAGGCACACAAGGACCTGTTCCTGCACCTCGTGCGTGGCGATGGCGATTCGGCCGACAAGCACAAGGAGTTCTATGACGAGTATCTCGCCGTCATGGATCTCACGAGCGAGTTCTATCTGCAGACCATCGAGACCGTGTTCGTTCGCCATGCCCTGGCCAAGGGTCAGTTCCGCCATCGCGGCCGCCTCGTCGAGCCGAGCGCGATCGAACGGGTTGCGCTTCTGACCATCGAAGGCGAAAAGGACGACATCACCGGGCGGGGGCAATGTTCGGCTGCCATCGACCTGTGCAGCGGCCTCCAGTCCGCGATGAAGCAGCACTACGAGCAGCCCGACGTCGGGCACTATGGCATTTTCAACGGCTCACGCTTCCGCAAGGGCATCCTGCCGAAGATGGCCAAATTCATCCGCCAGCACGACCGCTTCAAGCACACGCGCCCGCCACATCCCGACGAGCGCGCGGTGCACGACCGGACCGGAGACCTGCCTTCGGCAATGCGCTCGATCCCGGTCGAGTTGGCCTGGGGGGTCGGTGCCATGGACCTCGTGGGCCTCACTCCGGAGATCGTGCGGCGCTCCAGCGCGCCGAAGCCCCGACCGGCACAGCGGGCCGGGGGCAAGGTGCCGGGCTCGCGGCGCCGCTGA
- a CDS encoding EamA family transporter yields MQAARTMDGQDWALLVLLSVLWGGAFFFSGIAVRELPPLTVVLARVFFAGLTLLPVFWLLGHRLPTSVSGWRPFVGMGLLNNVLPFSLIFAGQTYIPSGLASIVNATTPLFTVLVMAAFAEERLTGLRVCGVLLGLVGVAVLKGFSANFENAEFVGILLCLAGAASYGFAGLWARRNLGGVPPLKSATCQLISSSVIIAIVACFVDRPWALAMPGTATLLSLLALAVFGTAAAYVVFFRIIGRAGASNAMLVTLLIPVSALALGIAFLDEPIRERQIAGALVIALGLLFIDGRIPLRVMAWRVPRQRR; encoded by the coding sequence ATGCAGGCGGCTCGGACGATGGACGGACAGGACTGGGCGCTGCTGGTCCTCCTCTCGGTGCTCTGGGGTGGCGCCTTCTTCTTTTCCGGGATCGCGGTGCGAGAGCTGCCGCCACTCACCGTGGTGCTCGCGCGCGTCTTCTTCGCCGGCCTGACCCTGCTCCCGGTCTTCTGGCTGCTCGGGCACCGGCTGCCGACCAGCGTTTCGGGATGGCGCCCCTTCGTCGGTATGGGACTGCTCAACAATGTTCTCCCCTTCTCGCTGATCTTCGCCGGTCAGACCTATATCCCCTCGGGGCTAGCCTCGATCGTCAATGCGACGACGCCCCTCTTCACGGTGTTGGTGATGGCGGCGTTCGCCGAGGAGCGGCTCACGGGACTGCGCGTCTGCGGGGTTCTGCTCGGTTTGGTCGGGGTCGCGGTGCTCAAGGGATTTTCCGCGAACTTCGAGAACGCCGAGTTCGTCGGCATCCTCCTATGCCTTGCCGGCGCGGCGAGCTACGGGTTCGCCGGCCTCTGGGCGAGGCGGAACCTCGGCGGTGTCCCCCCGCTCAAGTCCGCGACGTGCCAGCTCATTTCCTCGAGCGTCATCATCGCGATCGTCGCTTGCTTCGTCGATCGTCCGTGGGCGCTCGCGATGCCGGGGACTGCGACGCTGCTTTCCCTCCTGGCGCTCGCCGTATTCGGCACCGCCGCGGCCTACGTGGTGTTCTTTCGCATCATAGGGCGGGCGGGCGCCAGCAACGCGATGCTCGTGACACTGCTCATCCCGGTCTCGGCGCTGGCGCTCGGGATCGCTTTCCTCGACGAGCCGATCCGCGAGCGCCAGATCGCCGGCGCGCTTGTGATCGCGCTCGGGCTGCTTTTCATCGACGGGCGAATTCCGCTCCGCGTCATGGCGTGGCGGGTCCCGAGGCAACGGCGATAG
- a CDS encoding DUF45 domain-containing protein: protein MSWLPGGRSDIVTRPGSGTGRTSCSGVLQQPRTVVMRLTEDVVGHDEIKVQGLSRPIEVRRHPAARRLTLRVSQTRRAVILTVPTTCGRQEAGRFVTRNLAWLRSRLADLPPGVPFEEGALVPLRGVEHVVRFREPQRGGGVVRALEGDERIADGLPVLEVAGLGRSGARRLRDWLQAEARRDVSRAVGFHARNLGLQPRRITVRDQTTRWGSCSSGGALSFSWRLILAPRFVLSYVAAHEVAHLQEMNHGPRFWALVRMTMPRLDEAQAWLREHGARLHSIGCESEDGAGD from the coding sequence ATGTCCTGGCTGCCGGGTGGTCGATCCGACATTGTCACACGTCCCGGGTCGGGCACGGGGCGCACATCCTGTTCAGGCGTTCTCCAGCAACCTCGGACGGTGGTCATGCGGCTGACTGAAGACGTCGTCGGGCACGACGAGATCAAGGTCCAAGGCCTCTCGCGCCCCATCGAAGTGCGGCGGCACCCGGCCGCCCGACGCTTGACACTGCGGGTTTCACAGACCCGCCGGGCGGTGATCCTGACGGTTCCAACGACTTGCGGCCGCCAGGAGGCAGGGCGCTTCGTGACGCGCAACCTGGCGTGGCTCAGATCACGACTGGCGGATCTGCCGCCGGGTGTGCCCTTCGAGGAGGGGGCGCTGGTGCCGCTTCGTGGTGTCGAGCACGTGGTGCGATTCCGGGAGCCGCAGCGGGGCGGTGGGGTCGTCAGGGCTCTCGAGGGCGACGAGCGCATCGCCGATGGGTTGCCCGTGCTGGAGGTCGCGGGTCTCGGCAGGAGCGGGGCCCGGCGGTTGCGCGACTGGTTGCAGGCGGAGGCGCGGCGAGACGTATCGCGCGCGGTCGGTTTTCATGCGCGAAATCTCGGGCTGCAGCCGCGTCGCATCACGGTGCGCGATCAGACCACGCGCTGGGGGTCCTGCTCGTCGGGCGGGGCGCTTTCGTTTTCCTGGCGGCTCATTCTCGCGCCGCGCTTCGTGCTGAGCTACGTGGCGGCACACGAGGTCGCGCACCTCCAAGAGATGAACCACGGACCGCGATTCTGGGCACTGGTGCGCATGACCATGCCGCGACTCGACGAAGCTCAGGCATGGCTGCGTGAGCATGGCGCGCGATTGCACAGCATCGGTTGCGAGAGCGAGGACGGCGCCGGCGATTGA
- a CDS encoding PBP1A family penicillin-binding protein, whose product MLPQAAAFCRPQNNSICVSDMLDRNDPSFDDRPYWPSERRAPDRAPLGSADRGARHGLAGGLALLGRFWASESTTSNVSGQTPARRTGGPRRSRPGLRRLVIWTAGLTFTPVVAALAVCAAVLVTMPKPSLERAVVERQVVKVLARDGSLLAQRGDEHRIVPLAAMPRQLIQAVIATEDSRFLEHSGVDLVGLARATFANVRAGRYVQGGSTITQQLAKNLFLAPDRNLLRKAQELMLAFWLEWRLDKPRILELYLNRVYFGGGAHGVAMAADRYFGKRPEELGLAECAVLAGLLKAPTRFAPTGDPRRTLRHARVVLKRMRAEGYITAEEEAATASRPVKFKTGPRRLRSRGADYAADWVLDELDALVGTTEGTIIVRTTIDSELQHRAQSIVRQAIDVGAVARGAEQASVVVLDHNGGVRVMVGGVSHDESQYNRAVRATRQPGSAFKPLVYLAAMEAGFTPDSVAYDEPVEVDGWSPRNATERYRGRTTLREALSHSYNTVAVRLMMEVGAGKVAKTAARLGVRTPVHTNPSLALGTAEVTPLELTAAYAHLANGGSTVTPHAILDVRRADGTVLYERKSAAETRVVEETSVAAMSDMLAHTLSSGTGKRAAIPPHPAAGKTGTSQEFRDAWFIGYTGHLTAGVWVGNDANRSMQSVSGGDIPAHIWREVMLAAHEGLLPKPLAGSYAAKLMALRERPRSPDDPSGSVASIAELLDLAEKPAVAPMGLGLATGDTPPAAKGNQRAESDPLGWLTSRN is encoded by the coding sequence ATGCTGCCTCAGGCGGCAGCATTCTGTCGCCCGCAGAATAACAGCATCTGCGTGAGTGACATGCTCGACCGGAATGACCCCTCCTTCGACGACCGCCCCTATTGGCCGAGCGAGCGACGCGCGCCGGACCGAGCGCCATTGGGCAGCGCGGACCGCGGCGCTCGTCACGGGCTTGCGGGCGGTTTGGCTCTGCTCGGCAGGTTCTGGGCGAGCGAATCGACCACCAGCAACGTCTCCGGTCAGACGCCGGCGCGGCGAACAGGCGGCCCCCGTCGGAGCCGGCCGGGGCTGCGAAGGCTCGTCATCTGGACCGCCGGCTTGACCTTCACCCCGGTCGTTGCCGCGCTCGCGGTGTGCGCTGCGGTGCTCGTCACCATGCCGAAACCCTCGCTCGAACGCGCTGTCGTCGAGCGTCAGGTGGTCAAGGTGCTCGCCCGCGACGGCTCACTGCTGGCCCAACGCGGTGATGAACACCGCATCGTCCCGCTCGCGGCCATGCCCCGTCAGCTCATCCAGGCCGTCATCGCCACCGAGGATTCGCGCTTTCTCGAGCACTCCGGGGTCGACCTCGTCGGCCTCGCACGCGCCACCTTCGCCAACGTACGAGCCGGCCGCTATGTGCAGGGCGGCTCGACCATCACCCAGCAGCTGGCCAAGAACCTCTTCCTCGCCCCCGACCGCAATCTCCTGCGCAAGGCCCAGGAGCTGATGCTCGCGTTCTGGCTCGAGTGGCGGCTCGACAAGCCGCGCATCCTCGAGCTCTATCTCAACCGGGTCTACTTCGGCGGTGGCGCCCATGGCGTCGCCATGGCTGCGGACCGCTACTTCGGCAAACGCCCCGAGGAACTCGGCCTCGCCGAATGCGCCGTTTTGGCGGGTTTGCTGAAAGCCCCGACCCGCTTCGCCCCGACCGGCGACCCGCGCCGCACACTGCGCCACGCCCGTGTCGTGCTGAAACGCATGCGCGCCGAGGGCTATATCACCGCCGAAGAGGAAGCCGCCACGGCTTCGCGGCCGGTGAAGTTCAAGACGGGCCCACGCCGGCTTCGCAGTCGCGGCGCCGACTATGCCGCCGACTGGGTCCTCGACGAGCTCGACGCCTTGGTCGGCACGACCGAAGGCACGATCATCGTGCGCACGACGATCGACAGTGAACTCCAGCACCGCGCCCAGAGCATCGTGCGCCAGGCGATCGACGTAGGCGCGGTGGCTCGGGGCGCCGAACAGGCCAGCGTCGTCGTCCTCGATCACAATGGCGGGGTTCGTGTGATGGTCGGCGGGGTCTCTCACGACGAAAGTCAGTACAATCGCGCCGTTCGCGCGACACGCCAGCCCGGCTCCGCATTCAAACCGCTCGTTTATCTGGCGGCGATGGAGGCCGGTTTCACGCCGGATTCCGTTGCCTATGACGAGCCCGTCGAGGTCGACGGCTGGTCACCACGCAATGCGACGGAGCGCTATCGCGGGCGCACGACGCTGCGCGAGGCGCTCTCCCATTCCTACAACACGGTTGCGGTTCGGCTCATGATGGAGGTCGGCGCCGGTAAGGTCGCCAAGACCGCCGCGCGCCTCGGCGTGCGCACGCCAGTCCACACCAACCCCTCGCTCGCCCTCGGCACCGCCGAGGTGACACCGCTCGAGTTGACCGCCGCCTACGCGCACCTCGCCAATGGTGGCTCGACCGTCACTCCACATGCGATCCTCGATGTCCGCCGGGCCGACGGGACGGTGCTCTATGAACGCAAGAGCGCTGCGGAAACGCGCGTCGTCGAGGAGACCAGCGTCGCGGCCATGAGCGACATGCTCGCGCACACCCTGTCCAGTGGCACCGGCAAGCGCGCCGCCATTCCGCCCCACCCGGCCGCAGGCAAGACCGGCACCTCCCAGGAGTTCCGCGACGCCTGGTTCATCGGTTACACCGGCCACCTGACGGCCGGCGTCTGGGTCGGCAACGACGCCAACCGAAGCATGCAGTCGGTCTCGGGCGGCGATATTCCGGCACACATCTGGCGCGAAGTGATGCTGGCCGCGCATGAAGGGTTGCTGCCCAAACCACTCGCCGGTAGCTACGCGGCCAAGCTCATGGCGCTGCGCGAACGCCCCCGTTCACCGGACGATCCGTCCGGCAGTGTCGCGAGCATCGCCGAACTCCTGGATTTGGCCGAAAAGCCCGCCGTCGCCCCGATGGGCCTCGGTCTTGCAACCGGCGACACGCCGCCCGCCGCCAAAGGCAATCAACGGGCAGAAAGCGATCCGCTGGGTTGGCTGACGTCCCGAAACTGA
- the recF gene encoding DNA replication/repair protein RecF yields MSEQPTTAGEAVRSGGSPDAPVTWIATLSLFDFRNYADLRLTLGPRPVVLYGANGSGKTNLLEAVSLLAPGQGMRRSNYADLARSGGGGGWAIAADVVTPRATIHIGTGIESSATAGGRAVRIDHRAQKGSGALADHLEMVWLVPAMDGLFTGPASERRRFLDRLVLCLEPGSRAAAAAFERAMRQRNRLLEDERAPAFQFAGLEQQMAAAGAAIAIARAATVKALTGTISRRRLANPLSAFPWARMTLEGPLEELAARDCPPFEIEARYRERLAEMRPGDRAAGRTRFGPHRSDLHVVHGPKDQPARLCSTGEQKALLVNLVLGHAELVRASPKGTAPVLLLDEIAAHLDEARRGALFEELLRLGTQAWMTGTDRGPFHRLEGAADFLLVEDGRARPVP; encoded by the coding sequence GTGTCTGAGCAGCCGACAACCGCAGGGGAAGCCGTTCGGTCGGGTGGTTCGCCCGATGCGCCGGTCACGTGGATCGCCACGCTGAGCCTCTTCGATTTCCGCAATTACGCGGACCTTCGCCTGACTCTCGGGCCACGTCCGGTGGTTCTCTACGGCGCCAACGGCTCGGGCAAGACCAATCTGCTGGAAGCGGTGTCCCTGCTCGCGCCCGGCCAGGGCATGCGGCGCTCGAATTACGCGGATCTTGCCCGTTCGGGCGGCGGCGGTGGCTGGGCGATTGCCGCCGACGTCGTAACGCCGCGCGCGACCATTCATATCGGCACCGGCATCGAATCGTCCGCAACGGCCGGCGGGCGCGCGGTCCGCATCGACCATCGCGCCCAAAAGGGCTCGGGCGCCCTTGCCGACCATCTCGAGATGGTCTGGCTCGTGCCTGCGATGGATGGCCTCTTCACCGGCCCCGCCAGCGAGCGACGACGGTTCCTCGATCGGCTGGTCCTCTGCCTCGAGCCGGGCTCGCGCGCCGCCGCCGCCGCGTTCGAACGCGCCATGCGCCAGCGCAACCGCCTGCTCGAGGACGAGCGTGCCCCCGCCTTCCAATTCGCCGGCCTGGAACAGCAGATGGCGGCCGCCGGAGCTGCGATCGCCATCGCTCGCGCCGCCACCGTGAAAGCCTTGACCGGGACCATCTCCCGACGCCGGCTCGCAAATCCCCTGTCTGCCTTTCCCTGGGCCCGAATGACCCTCGAGGGCCCGCTCGAGGAGCTTGCGGCGCGCGACTGCCCACCCTTCGAGATCGAAGCCCGCTACCGCGAGCGCCTCGCCGAGATGCGGCCGGGCGATCGTGCTGCGGGGCGAACCCGGTTCGGCCCCCACCGCAGCGATCTGCACGTCGTGCACGGCCCCAAGGACCAGCCTGCCCGACTGTGCTCGACCGGCGAGCAGAAGGCCCTGCTGGTGAATCTCGTGCTGGGCCACGCCGAACTGGTGCGCGCGAGCCCCAAGGGGACGGCGCCGGTGCTGCTCCTCGACGAAATCGCGGCCCATCTGGACGAGGCCCGCCGAGGGGCGCTCTTCGAGGAGCTGCTCCGCCTCGGCACCCAGGCATGGATGACGGGGACCGACCGTGGCCCCTTCCATCGCCTCGAGGGAGCGGCCGATTTCCTGCTCGTCGAAGACGGTCGCGCAAGGCCGGTTCCCTGA
- the gyrB gene encoding DNA topoisomerase (ATP-hydrolyzing) subunit B, producing the protein MSSEPLRRDDASDYDEGSIVHLKGLDAVRKRPGMYIGDTDDGSGLHHMIYEVVDNAVDEVLAGHASYCKVELNADGSCTVRDDGRGIPVGIKQDDDHEPKRSATEIVFTELHAGGKFNQNAYKVSGGLHGVGVSVVNALSTWLRCRVWRHGKEHHIAFENGIPTAPLAILGDASGQHGTEVSFLPSPATFTRTEFDFTTLEHRLRELAFLNSGARIVLVDSRSADPRVVEFCYDGGIAEFVRHIDRSRKPIEGIVEPIMIRTERDGIGVEVALWWNDGFHENVLCFTNNIPQRDGGTHLAGFRGALTRVVNKYADESGIAKKEKIAITGDDAREGLTCVLSVKVPDPKFSSQTKDKLVSSEVRPVVESAVGDHLAAWLEEHPREARKIMEKVIQAAQAREAARRARDLTRRKGVLDINNLPGKLAECQDPNPANTEMFIVEGDSAGGSAKQGRNREFQAVLPIRGKILNVERVRFDKMLSSQEIGTLITALGTGIGRGEEGKSLVDLAKLRYHKIIIMTDADVDGAHIRTLLLTFFYRQMPELVEAGHLFIAQPPLYKVTRGKSETYLKDQRALEDYLIDQGLEETTLTTGNGETRAGQDLRDIVELARAVVRLIDDLHSRYTRFIVEQAAIGGLFEPGLTQSAEAANARAAAIAARLDAIFEETDRGWSGHYGNEGFVFRRELRGVTEAHVLDHALLRSREGTRLEERRADLAAVYGKPAILRRRETSRPIHGPRDLLDAVYEAGRKGLSLQRYKGLGEMNADQLWETTLDPAARTLLQVRIGELDAADDIFSKLMGDVVEPRREFIQENALSVANLDV; encoded by the coding sequence ATGAGCAGCGAGCCGCTCCGACGGGACGATGCCAGCGACTACGACGAGGGCTCGATCGTCCATCTGAAGGGTCTGGACGCCGTGCGCAAGCGCCCGGGCATGTACATCGGCGACACCGATGACGGCTCCGGCCTGCACCACATGATCTACGAAGTCGTCGACAACGCCGTCGACGAGGTTCTCGCGGGCCATGCGAGTTACTGCAAGGTCGAGCTCAATGCCGACGGCTCGTGCACGGTACGCGACGACGGTCGCGGCATTCCGGTCGGAATCAAGCAGGACGACGACCACGAGCCCAAACGCTCGGCCACCGAGATCGTCTTCACCGAATTGCACGCGGGCGGAAAATTCAACCAGAACGCCTACAAGGTCTCCGGCGGCCTGCACGGCGTCGGCGTCTCCGTGGTCAACGCACTCTCGACCTGGCTGCGCTGCCGCGTCTGGCGGCACGGCAAGGAGCACCACATCGCCTTCGAGAACGGCATTCCGACCGCACCGCTGGCGATCCTCGGCGACGCCTCGGGCCAGCACGGCACCGAGGTTTCCTTCCTTCCGAGCCCGGCGACCTTCACCCGCACCGAATTCGATTTCACCACCCTCGAGCATCGTCTGCGCGAACTGGCCTTCCTGAACTCGGGTGCGCGGATCGTGCTGGTCGATTCCCGCTCGGCCGACCCGCGCGTCGTCGAGTTCTGCTACGATGGCGGCATCGCCGAGTTCGTGCGCCACATCGACCGCTCCCGAAAGCCGATCGAGGGCATCGTCGAGCCGATCATGATCCGCACCGAGCGCGACGGCATAGGTGTCGAGGTCGCGCTCTGGTGGAACGACGGCTTCCACGAGAACGTTCTCTGCTTCACCAATAACATTCCCCAGCGCGACGGCGGAACCCACCTCGCCGGCTTCCGCGGCGCCTTGACGCGGGTCGTCAACAAGTACGCCGACGAGAGCGGCATCGCCAAGAAGGAGAAGATCGCGATCACCGGCGACGATGCCCGCGAGGGCCTCACCTGCGTCCTCTCCGTCAAGGTTCCGGACCCGAAGTTCTCGAGCCAGACCAAGGACAAGCTCGTTTCCTCCGAAGTTCGCCCCGTGGTCGAGAGCGCCGTCGGCGACCATCTCGCGGCCTGGCTCGAGGAGCACCCGCGCGAGGCCAGGAAGATCATGGAAAAGGTCATCCAGGCGGCCCAGGCGCGAGAGGCCGCGCGCCGCGCCCGCGATCTCACCCGGCGCAAGGGCGTTCTCGACATCAATAATCTTCCTGGAAAACTGGCGGAATGCCAGGACCCGAACCCGGCCAACACCGAGATGTTCATCGTCGAGGGCGATTCGGCGGGCGGCAGCGCCAAGCAGGGGCGCAACCGGGAGTTCCAGGCGGTTCTCCCAATCCGTGGCAAGATCCTCAACGTCGAGCGGGTCCGCTTCGACAAGATGCTATCGAGCCAGGAAATCGGCACGCTCATCACCGCCCTCGGCACCGGCATCGGCCGCGGCGAGGAGGGAAAGAGCCTCGTCGATCTCGCAAAGCTGCGCTACCACAAGATCATCATCATGACGGATGCCGACGTCGACGGCGCCCACATCCGGACCCTCCTGCTCACCTTCTTTTACCGCCAGATGCCCGAACTGGTGGAGGCGGGGCACCTCTTCATCGCCCAGCCGCCCCTCTACAAGGTGACGCGGGGAAAATCCGAAACGTATCTCAAGGACCAGAGGGCCCTCGAGGATTATCTGATCGACCAGGGCCTCGAGGAGACGACGCTGACCACCGGCAACGGCGAGACGCGCGCCGGCCAGGACCTGCGCGACATCGTCGAACTCGCGCGCGCCGTCGTCCGCCTCATCGATGATTTGCACTCCCGCTACACCCGCTTCATCGTGGAGCAGGCGGCCATCGGCGGCCTCTTCGAGCCGGGCCTCACCCAGTCGGCCGAAGCCGCAAACGCCCGCGCCGCCGCGATCGCCGCCCGCCTCGATGCGATCTTCGAGGAGACCGATCGCGGTTGGAGTGGGCACTACGGCAACGAGGGATTCGTCTTCCGGCGCGAACTGCGCGGCGTGACCGAGGCTCACGTACTCGACCACGCCCTGCTCCGCTCGCGCGAGGGCACGCGGCTCGAGGAACGGCGCGCCGACCTCGCGGCCGTCTACGGCAAGCCCGCGATCCTTCGCCGCCGCGAGACGAGCCGGCCGATCCACGGGCCCCGCGACCTGCTCGATGCCGTCTACGAAGCCGGCCGCAAGGGTCTGTCCCTCCAGCGCTACAAAGGTCTCGGGGAAATGAATGCCGACCAGCTCTGGGAGACGACGCTCGATCCGGCGGCCCGCACGCTTTTGCAGGTGCGGATCGGCGAACTCGACGCGGCCGACGATATTTTCTCCAAGCTGATGGGCGATGTGGTCGAGCCGCGCCGCGAATTCATCCAGGAGAATGCCCTCTCCGTCGCCAACCTCGACGTCTGA
- the aqpZ gene encoding aquaporin Z — translation MSRKLAAEAFGTFWLVFGGCGSAIFAAAYPGLGIGFTGVSLAFGLTVLTMAYAVGPISGGHFNPAVSTGLAVAGRFSWSELLPYVVAQLLGAVAAAALLYLIVSGKTGFTGVGGFAANGYGTASPGGFSMVSAFVAEAVLTAFFLIIILGATAKRAPAGFAPIAIGLALTLIHLISIPITNTSVNPARSTSQALFAGGDALGQLWLFWLAPVIGAAIGALIYNALLSDNER, via the coding sequence ATGTCGCGAAAGCTTGCCGCCGAGGCATTCGGCACTTTCTGGCTCGTGTTCGGTGGTTGCGGTAGTGCGATCTTCGCCGCAGCCTATCCTGGGCTCGGCATCGGTTTCACTGGCGTTTCACTCGCGTTCGGCTTGACCGTGCTGACCATGGCCTACGCGGTCGGCCCGATTTCCGGCGGCCATTTCAACCCCGCTGTCTCGACCGGCCTCGCGGTGGCCGGGCGTTTCTCGTGGTCCGAGCTCCTGCCCTATGTTGTCGCGCAGCTCCTCGGCGCCGTGGCCGCCGCCGCGCTGCTCTATCTGATCGTTTCCGGCAAGACCGGCTTCACGGGTGTGGGTGGCTTTGCCGCCAACGGCTATGGAACCGCCTCGCCGGGCGGCTTTTCCATGGTCTCGGCATTCGTCGCCGAGGCGGTCCTCACTGCCTTCTTCCTGATCATAATCCTCGGCGCGACCGCCAAGCGCGCACCTGCCGGTTTCGCCCCGATCGCCATCGGCCTGGCGTTGACGCTCATCCACCTGATCTCGATCCCGATCACCAATACGTCGGTGAACCCGGCCCGCTCGACGAGTCAGGCGCTCTTTGCCGGCGGGGATGCCCTCGGGCAGCTCTGGTTGTTCTGGCTGGCCCCGGTCATCGGCGCCGCGATCGGCGCGCTGATCTACAACGCCCTCCTTTCCGATAACGAGCGGTAG